One window from the genome of Hydra vulgaris chromosome 02, alternate assembly HydraT2T_AEP encodes:
- the LOC136076630 gene encoding uncharacterized protein LOC136076630 isoform X4, with amino-acid sequence MNNTHNHEVSEILYKHLPNQRKLPDYAIEKAKELMHLKPNKKLLQKELIKSTGKIITLRDLSNIAASSNKVENRNDITIFVTTLKDKYSESEVAAVGLITNEDATSLSWFVETFKRNNCSCPKTNAIMTDKDLIERDVVRASFPDASL; translated from the exons ATGAATAATACACATAATCATGAAGTATctgaa ATTCTCTATAAGCACTTGCCAAATCAAAGAAAACTTCCAGATTATGCTATCGAGAAAGCTAAGgagttaatgcatttaaaaccGAACAAAAAACTGCTACAAAAAGAGTTGATTAAATCCACAGGTAAAATTATCACTCTAAGAGATCTTTCAAACATTGCTGCTTCATCTAACAAAGTTGAAAACAGGAATGATATCACAATCTTTGTTACAACTTTAAAAGACAAATATA gtGAAAGTGAAGTAGCTGCCGTTGGTTTAATTACAAATGAAGATGCGACATCATTGAG ttggtttgtagaaacatttaaaagaaacaactgTTCCTGTCCTAAAACTAATGCCATAATGACAGACAAAGACTTGATCGAGAGAGATGTTGTACGTGCTTCTTTTCCTGATGCGTCTCTTTAA
- the LOC136076630 gene encoding uncharacterized protein LOC136076630 isoform X2, translating into MHSAYNSYPEFLCFDATYKLLQIRLPVYIVLCEDSCVMLSWFLKADDVQKALSGTLINKSAVEKRPNCIPSSILDESALELLSSLQIYFSSDAWKALDKVIKAKKNQHIWPCAVCLKSTSEENKTGNAIACDSCLLWSHKKCVGQKENSFLKARNMKCQVLWFTFSWCISLNKLQKFYTF; encoded by the exons ATGCACAGTGCGTACAATTCATATCCAGAGTTCCTTTGTTTTGATGCAACATATAAACTGTTACAAATTCGTCTGCCTGTTTATATTGTACTTTGTGAAGATAGTTGTG TGATGCTTAGTTGGTTTTTAAAAGCTGACGACGTACAGAAAGCTCTTTCTGGTACCCTTATCAATAAGAGTGCTGTAGAAAAAAGACCGAATTGTATTCCATCATCTATACTTGATGAAAGTGCATTAGAGTTGCTTTCTTCATTGCAAATATACTTTAGCTCAGATGCATGGAAAGCACTTGATAAAGTAATCAaggctaaaaaaaatcaacatatcTGGCCATGCGCTGTTTGCCTGAAGAGCACAAGCGAAGAAAATAAAACTGGCAATGCAATAGCATGTGATTCATGCTTGTTGTGGTCACATAAAAAATGTGTAGGACAAAAAGAGAATTCCTTTTTAAAAGCAAG AAATATGAAATGCCAAGTCCTATGGTTTACCTTCTCGTGGTGCATTTCGTTaaataagttacaaaaattttatactttttaa
- the LOC136076630 gene encoding uncharacterized protein LOC136076630 isoform X3, which translates to MTYFIVMLSWFLKADDVQKALSGTLINKSAVEKRPNCIPSSILDESALELLSSLQIYFSSDAWKALDKVIKAKKNQHIWPCAVCLKSTSEENKTGNAIACDSCLLWSHKKCVGQKENSFLKARNMKCQVLWFTFSWCISLNKLQKFYTF; encoded by the exons ATGACATACTTTATTG TGATGCTTAGTTGGTTTTTAAAAGCTGACGACGTACAGAAAGCTCTTTCTGGTACCCTTATCAATAAGAGTGCTGTAGAAAAAAGACCGAATTGTATTCCATCATCTATACTTGATGAAAGTGCATTAGAGTTGCTTTCTTCATTGCAAATATACTTTAGCTCAGATGCATGGAAAGCACTTGATAAAGTAATCAaggctaaaaaaaatcaacatatcTGGCCATGCGCTGTTTGCCTGAAGAGCACAAGCGAAGAAAATAAAACTGGCAATGCAATAGCATGTGATTCATGCTTGTTGTGGTCACATAAAAAATGTGTAGGACAAAAAGAGAATTCCTTTTTAAAAGCAAG AAATATGAAATGCCAAGTCCTATGGTTTACCTTCTCGTGGTGCATTTCGTTaaataagttacaaaaattttatactttttaa
- the LOC136076630 gene encoding uncharacterized protein LOC136076630 isoform X1, with protein sequence MFCCAGQSRCSRYSVKKDLLASKCCPMWTCNRCYSYNNLPFIKLEPVKRHALMLSWFLKADDVQKALSGTLINKSAVEKRPNCIPSSILDESALELLSSLQIYFSSDAWKALDKVIKAKKNQHIWPCAVCLKSTSEENKTGNAIACDSCLLWSHKKCVGQKENSFLKARNMKCQVLWFTFSWCISLNKLQKFYTF encoded by the exons ATGTTTTGTTGTGCAGGACAAAGCAGGTGTTCTag ATACtcagttaaaaaagatttgctTGCCTCAAAGTGTTGTCCAATGTGGACATGCAATAGGTGCTACTCATACAACAATCTTccttttataaaacttgaacCTGTTAAAAGACATGCtt TGATGCTTAGTTGGTTTTTAAAAGCTGACGACGTACAGAAAGCTCTTTCTGGTACCCTTATCAATAAGAGTGCTGTAGAAAAAAGACCGAATTGTATTCCATCATCTATACTTGATGAAAGTGCATTAGAGTTGCTTTCTTCATTGCAAATATACTTTAGCTCAGATGCATGGAAAGCACTTGATAAAGTAATCAaggctaaaaaaaatcaacatatcTGGCCATGCGCTGTTTGCCTGAAGAGCACAAGCGAAGAAAATAAAACTGGCAATGCAATAGCATGTGATTCATGCTTGTTGTGGTCACATAAAAAATGTGTAGGACAAAAAGAGAATTCCTTTTTAAAAGCAAG AAATATGAAATGCCAAGTCCTATGGTTTACCTTCTCGTGGTGCATTTCGTTaaataagttacaaaaattttatactttttaa